Proteins encoded within one genomic window of Mya arenaria isolate MELC-2E11 chromosome 13, ASM2691426v1:
- the LOC128212847 gene encoding uncharacterized protein LOC128212847: MFGLIVPWLFLVSGLVASKAVQMEDTQSRSVPIATTHRSCFVCAGPLAICESLFKSVTCPVDKQFCINELTNRADASRKVVRRCGTQQECHDSWLNGTSSSGKCANFDQIFVYTSQFTCDYCCTSDNCNLQVNPTDQFNPALG; encoded by the exons ATGTTCGGATTAATCGTTC CGTGGTTGTTCCTTGTGAGTGGTTTGGTAGCATCGAAAGCGGTCCAAATGGAAG ACACCCAGAGTCGCTCGGTGCCCATTGCAACTACACATA GGTCATGTTTTGTCTGCGCGGGACCATTGGCAATTTGTGAGAGCCTTTTCAAATCCGTTACCTGCCCTGTAGACAAGCAGTTTTGCATAAATGAGCTGACAAACCGCGCAGATGCCTCGAGAAAAGTAGTTAGAAG atGTGGCACTCAACAGGAATGTCATGACAGCTGGTTAAATGGGACTTCATCGAGCGGCAAGTGTGCTAACTTCGACCAAATATTCGTTTACACAAGCCAGTTCACATGCGACTATTGTTGTACATCGGATAACTGCAACCTTCAAGTCAATCCCACTGACCAATTCAATCCCGCATTGGGCTAA
- the LOC128212846 gene encoding uncharacterized protein LOC128212846: protein MFGFDRSYVKRLISWLFLVSGLVSSKAVQLEDIQSGSVPNATTHRTCYACSGPVSLCENLYHPVTCTVDKQFCINELKNNAVASRTVVRRCGTEQECHDGWFVKYSSNDRCLNFDERFLYTSSFTCEFCCTSDNCNINVNPTDLFDLTLG from the exons ATGTTCGGATTTGATCGTTCGTACGTAAAACgtttaatat CATGGTTGTTCCTTGTGAGTGGTTTGGTGTCATCGAAAGCGGTCCAACTAGAAG ACATCCAGAGTGGCTCGGTGCCCAATGCAACTACACATA GGACATGTTATGCCTGCTCGGGACCCGTAAGCCTTTGCGAGAACCTTTACCACCCCGTTACATGCACTGTGGACAAGCAATTTTGCATAAATGAGCTGAAAAACAACGCAGTTGCATCGAGAACAGTAGTTAGAAG aTGTGGTACTGAACAGGAATGTCATGACGGCTGGTTCGTTAAGTACTCATCGAACGACAGGTGTCTTAACTTCGACGAACGTTTCTTATACACGAGCAGTTTCACCTGCGAGTTTTGTTGTACATCCGATAACTGCAACATAAACGTCAATCCTACGGACCTATTCGATCTCACACTGGGCTAA